A portion of the Henckelia pumila isolate YLH828 unplaced genomic scaffold, ASM3356847v2 CTG_112:::fragment_1, whole genome shotgun sequence genome contains these proteins:
- the LOC140870644 gene encoding uncharacterized protein, giving the protein MDDNSNNQDDNNNNNHHQDYEQPRTLRHHMNPIRTNRQMIEFMCNGTFEDKNPNEAMEYLESLAENAQNWDNIGSIEPPSKTNNSTNGGGIYHLKDDVDVQAKLASLARKECLHEQANYVKNFKKPTLDPFSQTYNPGWRNHPNFSWRNDNNAQPSQQPFQNNQNHQGYAPYIPPPRKNFEDEIHAYIQKQESINIQNIQSMNDLKETLAKFASALNIHEKGKFPSQPQPNPKNQNQEKFDQVKSVITLRSGKIVNDPYSDENKYQSNSKSKDENLDTFEKDDTLSPKIKKVDDKLSEIICESNKHVPFPHALVNNKKQKNDSDIYEVFKQVKINIPLLDAIKQVPSYAKFLKDLCTVKRQLHVKKKAFLTEQVSSIIQNNSTLKYKDPGCPTISCIIGKNKIKKALLDLGASVNLIPYSVYEKLKLGGPFLATSNALINCRNGIMKLSFGNMTLELNVFNLCKQPSINEDEDDNAIETIVEENIHQENLNQQSEVCLVESFDSKNVFKSKLFEEINELEEVKENDHPKLELKPLPIELKYAFLGENQTYPIVISSTLLPKQEDGYSGYYQIPISLEDQEKTTFTCPFGTFAFKRMPFGLCNAPATFQRCMLSIFSDMIEEFVEVFMDDITVFGNSFENCLKNLEE; this is encoded by the exons atggacgataattctaataatcaagatgataataataataataatcatcatcaagattatgaacaaccaagaacacttaggcaccatatgaatccaataagaacta ataggcaaatgatagaattcatgtgtaatggaacttttgaagataaaaacccaaatgaagctatggaatatttggagtcattagcagaaaatgctcaaaattgggataatataggctcaattgaaccaccaagtaaaaccaataattcaacaaatgggggtggtatttatcatcttaaagatgatgtagatgttcaagctaaacttgcatctttagcaaga aaagaatgtctccatgaacaagccaattatgttaaaaattttaaaaaaccaacattagatcctttttcacaaacatacaatcctggttggagaaatcatcccaattttagttggaggaacgataataatgcacaaccttcacaacaaccttttcaaaataaccaaaatcatcaaggttatgctccttatatcccacctccaagaaaaaattttgaagatgaaattcatgcatacattcaaaagcaagagtctatcaatattcaaaacattcaatctatgaatgatttgaaagaaactcttgcaaaatttgcatctgcacttaatattcatgaaaaaggaaaatttccatctcaaccacaacctaatcctaaaaatcaaaatcaagaaaaatttgatcaagtaaaatctgttattactcttagaagtggtaaaatagttaatgatccatatagtgatgaaaacaaatatcagtcaaactcaaagagtaaggatgaaaatcttgatactttcgagaaagatgatactttgagtcctaagattaagaaagttgatgataaattatctgaaataatatgtgagtcaaataagcatgttcctttccctcatgcattagttaataataaaaaacaaaaaaatgattctgatatttatgaagtttttaaacaagtaaaaataaatattccattattagatgctattaaacaagtgccttcttatgcaaagtttttaaaagatttatgtactgtaaaaagacaattgcatgtaaagaagaaagcattcttaacggagcaagtaagttctattattcaaaataattctactttgaaatataaagatcccggttgtccaacaatttcatgtattattggaaaaaataaaattaaaaaagctttgttagatttgggagcaagtgtgaatttaattccttattcagtttatgaaaagcttaagttgggag gtccatttctagcaacttcaaatgctttaattaattgtcgaaatggaataatgaaattgtcttttggaaatatgactttagaacttaatgtgttcaatttatgtaaacaaccaagtattaatgaagatgaagatgataatgcaatagaaacaattgtggaagaaaatatacaccaagaaaacttaaatcaacaatctgaagtttgtttagtggaaagttttgattcaaaaaatgtttttaaatcaaagttatttgaagaaattaatgaacttgaagaagtaaaagaaaatgatcatccaaaacttgaattaaaacccttgccaatagaactaaaatatgcttttcttggtgaaaatcaaacatatcctattgtaatatcttctaccctcttaccaaaacaagaa gatgggtattcggggtattatcaaataccaatatcattagaagatcaagaaaaaactactttcacttgtccgttcggaacttttgcttttaaaagaatgccatttggtttatgtaatgccccggctacttttcaaagatgcatgctaagtatttttagtgacatgattgaagaatttgtggaagtttttatggatgatataactgtttttggaaactcatttgaaaactgtcttaaaaatttggaagaa